In the genome of Arachis hypogaea cultivar Tifrunner chromosome 9, arahy.Tifrunner.gnm2.J5K5, whole genome shotgun sequence, the window gtttggacatgtgagaagaagaccgatagaacatccagtcaggagggtggatgagatggaagatggacaaagggcgaaaggcagaggaagacctaagaagaccatccatgaggtggtcaaacgagatctacatgtaaacggtctcactgtagacatgatacatgacagagcacaatggcgtcgtttgattcatgtagccgaccccacttagtgggacaaggctttgttgttgttgttgttgttgttgttgttcattttgttatttaatttgtCTACGTACATTTTTATCGTATTAGTACGTATGAATTTATTATCGTATTGAAACAAACAGCCTCTATTAAAAATGTGTCTTAAAAGAGTCTAAATAACTTTATACGCATTAATATTAAATACAtaacttttataaattattaaattttattgaataaaataaaaaaatattacaaaagaaTAGTATTAatagattttaataaatacataatataataacataaaaaatatttttaatatataatattcaaatgacaagcgtaattttttattttaaataaataaataaatgtaaagtatataaatatataaaatataattttttgtattcatTAAGATCAATTATTAtgcaatcaaattaattattataatatttaaaaaataatattaaaatattatttttatttataacatatacaatataaaataattatattttatttcatattactTGAAAAATGAATAGATTGtttcattaacaaaaattaaaacttattaaataactattttagttaaaaatattattatataatataatttttatctaaatatttattataatttagttcatttaatatataatacataaaaatgttgagagtttaatttatttttttaataaaaagctATTTTGAATTGttttatttatatgttaaaaaataaaaaaaataaggtaCATTAtcgtttttaactttttaaaaatatatatataggtaaaGTTTTGCTTCTACATAAATGAAAAACTAGCCATGACATGAAGATTTAAATTGTGGAAAAAGAGACCTAACTTGTCATTATGATGGTTTAAGAACAAAATTGAGAAGATTTATATCACATATTTTGTTATTAACCCAACTTAATTAAGTTGAGGTGAGGTAGAAATTCAATCATGATTCAAATTATGCTTTAATTacctaacaattttttttttgaaaaaataaaaataaaaatactacttataaaaatattttctcaatcTATAATTCTTACTTTATCTaagttaaaattaagaaaatttatCTCTCATACTAATATTCCAACTAATTAGTACTTAATCACTTTGAGCATATAAGCCGTTTCTCAAAATGGAAATAGTGTATCCGGTAACAATTTTAGGGTGGTTAAATTCTAATCTTGCTACTTTCATTATATGATTTTCACGTAGAAGTAAGATTTTATCAAACGTTTTAACTTTCTAATCTTGCTAATTTTTTTATACGAGAAAGAATTATTTTCAAACGTTCTAACTTATTGAATATGTCCATATTTGGAACAAAATATATCTATTAGTTCGAACACTTTTTTAAAGTCTTTGAGTGgcgtatatatttttatttttagaactaGGGGACTTTACACAATAAAGTACAGCCACAAAGTCTCAAACAAAACTCAAAATACCAATATCCAACGAAATAAAACCTGAAAACAATCTCTTATATTATTTCTAGCATTGCGATCAACAACAAAATGAAGAATAACATATATCTTATATCTAGAATGTAGTAAAATTCAACTTTTCTACTTTTTAACATAGATAAACAATTTAGaatcttgttctaagatattctcACTCTTTTTTATACTCTAATAAGGTTGAACTTCTAATttctaactaataaaattctattcactgtaaaaaaaaaatcaattgcaTTCGatctattcaattttttttctttatatttcatttttgtatttaatttattacttttttttatttcttattttagaCTAAAATAAATCAGGAGCCATGAACTATCACGTATGAATAAAAGAAGATTACTTTGTATTTAAAGTTTTATTCTCTACATCTTATTTTAGCAAAACACATATTATTTCTAACAACACATTCTTCTTTAGTTACCCGCAGATAGTGGATCAAAGGAAGACAAGAAGTCACAACATATACACCGGTTCAAGGCGCAGCAAGCCCTCTTACAAAATTTAATTAGACTTCCTTCCACGATACCTTGTTCAACCAATCCATCTAATCCAACATTTGATTCTGATTTTTCTTCCCTATATGctgcaaatatataataattctttgAAAAGTTCTTCACAACGTAATAATTTAACAAATATCCATATCTGAGAATTATTACCAAGAATTAATTAAGTAAGCTCAACCCAATTGttctcctttctctcttgaatttgaatttaatatattcaaaaatagaaaaaatctaGGAACCAACAGCTTTATTGAaatttggccagcacttaacctgTAAAAGTAAAGTGAGTAATCTCACACTCTTAGATGAAATCTTATACCATTAAAATCActaataatgactaattaataactacaaattacaaaatttactGGCCCATTAACACTCCTCATTAAAATATTTAGTCAACTCAAATTAATCTTGCATTAAATAATTATTGTTTCGAGAGCCCGATTGAATCAGTCGATTCGACTGCATTAATTAAGAACTAGTCACTACATCGATTCGGTTCAGAATAAAAACCGATCAACAATAAATcggtaaaaaaaacaaaaaaaataatcaaataatcgGTTAATCAATCGAATCGATCTAATTTTTTAGTAGTTAACGGATTTAAAATactaaaacataaaatttatttttttaactgaaCCAATTTAATCACCGATTTAATCTTTAGAACCTCGTaaataattaagataattttgCATTGAATAATGGGGGAATAAAgaacaaaagcaaaagaaaagaagaaagagtgTGGTCTACACAAGCATGGAAGCAGGCATATATACCTTGGTTTGGGGCATGAGCAGGGTTGCCTCCAACTAATATATCCTTGGCAATGCCACTACCTGTAATAATATATTAATGATGGTGGTGATTTTTATAATTCAACGCAGATATTTTAGAGCaactaattatataaataaatttgttttatggaatactaatattttatttttatttaatctttATTTTCAATCAAGTGCAAAATTATGTATTGCAACAGAATATGTAAGATATAGGGGGGGGGGGATTATGTGTAGAGAATTTAGAGGCAAAAATATGTCATTGCGaaagaaaattattaaatttgtttcaataatttttatttgtataattgtTTTATAAAATAGTTTTTGTAATAAACTAACAATCATAATATAGTAGATAGATacaaatcaattattaaaaaattgtgaGAATAGCATAAAGTAATGCGTAAAGGGATCACCTGCTTTATAACTAGAGATAATCTGAGGAAGATCTCTGGCAACTATCTTTGAAGGAGTAATAATAACCAAAGCTAAGAGTCCTATAATGACTATTGCATATTTTGAAGCCATTTTTAGTAGATGAACTAAAATTAGAtgcagaaatataaaaaaaatttcaagagaAGGATAGTTTAATACACAAGAGAAGAAAGACCATCGTTACTTAAATATAACCCACCCACACCCAAAACAACCCCTCCCCCACCGCTAATAACTATGCGAGAAAACTTTGTAATTAATTTTCATGTACGTTAAAGTAAACATTAATTGGGAAAAagccaaatttataattaatgtggataaaattaattataaaattaaatattaatcaaaataaaaaaataaaaatttaactaatatgTATCCTAAAAACATAAGATAAAGTTTTTATTAGTAAAcagttttagattttttattttaataaatatacaataattagtatttttatccgtAATAACATTACGGAAATATAAGTATTTTAAAACTATGTCGATTTTATCATGATATTATAGATTATGGCAAAAAAGATTTATCGAATCAAGTTATTTATCGAATAAGAGGTTCTTTTATGAAACTATAGGTTTTTGAAAGCAACCTCATTATTTGAGACATAGCCCAGACCCGAATGGTTTGGTGTAGGTTCGGTTCTTAAACATGATGCAGTTTCatcaaaataagatttttcaAATTCCTCTTCATAAGTGGGAACATATTCAAGACCATATTTGTTTATGGCAGATTTTAACTTTGAAGAAGAGGCcatgaattttgtagaagaattataaaaaactgcactctcttttgtcacatagtttaaaccagatttttcaaataatgATCTTTGATTTGCAAATAATTTATCCAAATTACTAGAACTATGAGCAAATCTTGCTAAATCACTATTCAATcttttaatcatttcatttaatctttcattttcagtaaCAAACTCTTGAGAatgatccacaatgtgctttcctttaagTTTCTCAAGTTCAGAtttcaaaaatctatttttttctataatatcCAAAGCATATTTGGTTTTCTTAaccttttctttcaaaaaatcattttcaactttcaatatttctttttcaaatttgcatTTATTGTTTTTGTTCAGCAATTTTTCAGAATTGAGGGTGAGATCATCAATGATAACATGTAAATCATCTATGGACAAGTTttagtaatttacctcatcaagttgATCCTCACCTGTCATGAGGCAGATTTGAGCTTCACATTCGGAGTCTTCTTCCTCATCTGAATCGTTCTCAAGATCTTCTCATGATGTCATGGgcactcttttcttttctttctttcctttgtcctctttCTTGAGTTTCAGGCAGTTGTATTTAAGATGTCTACCCTGTTTACAGTTGTGGTAAATCACTTTGCTCATATCCTTCTTGTACTTGCCTTTATTTCTCATTAGCCTTCTAAGTCTCCTAGCAAAAAATACAAGTTCATCATCTGAAAAACTATCACTAAATTCACTCTCTTTTGGTTCGACTTTTGACTTAAGGgctatttcctttttctttgagtcttggATTGTGTGTATGATTTCATAAACAAGAAGTTTCCCTCTCATCTCATCAAAGGTTATAGGACTTAGGTTGTTATTCTTGGCTAGGACAATGGCTTTTGTTTCCCATtcctttgtgaggcttctaaggacttttctcactaggatttgttTTGTGTGTGTTAAACCCATAGTATCAAGACTGttaattatgattgagaatctctcaaacattTTATCAATACTTTTTCCATCATTCATGTTGAACATCACATACTCTTtttgcagcatatcaatccttatttctttgacttgtttggtgCTTTCGTATGTAACCTGGAGTttctcccagatttctttggctgtcttgcatctagacacctttctGTACTCTTCAAAACTGATAGCACAGTGTAGTAAGTTAATGGCTTTAGCATTCAGTTCCACTTTCTTCTTATCGTTGTTATTCCATTCAGTTTCCTCTTTTGAAGTCACCACTCCATCATCACTTGTCTTTGTTGGAACTTTGGGGCCGCttacaacaatcttccatatgttatAGTCGACGGATCGGATGAAGATTcgcatcctttctttccagtaggcatagttctttCCATTGAATAAGGGAGGCCTGTTGTTTGACTGACCTTCGGTTAaagtgtaggcaactgtggttgtgcccaagttgttcgtcATTGGACCTTTGCTCCAACCtgtgaagcttgattcttgagaccttggctCTTGATacataccaattgaaggttgtagaaAGCTTAgagaaagggggttgaatctatggccttcttttaatttattagattAAGCCTTTACTACCCAACTACAAACTTGATTTCTGTTTGAACTGTGCAGCGGAAAGTTTAAgagataattttgttttgtctcataaatttcagaaaatagaatagaaagagaaaggaagaagttaACAcagtcatgtatcctggttcagttttcttgtgcaatgcaacctacatccaatcTCCACCAGAACAGTGGTAAAATTTTTACTATAGTCAAAGTACtacatacaccaatttctcaGGATTCACATAATCCTATATGGACATACAAGTTTCTAcctaaacttgacttggttatgctaatacctaaactCTTTatactaagtgctaacccaacttagcaAGGGCACCTCACATGTACTTGATACAAGACAGaaaattacaaccaaagaaaatctgaaatcactcttaGCTTTTCTCTCAAGTATTTCATTCAACTTTTTTCACTCTTAAGCTTTTTCTCAATATCTCTCTTTTATCCTTTTACCTCTCAAAGAAGATACAGAATGATATACATTGAAACTAAAATGCAAGACAGTAAAACATAAAGGAGATTGATGCATGACAGGCTTTGTTGCTATAAGTTGAACCGAATTCAGCTATCTCTAATGAAACTCTTCATCTTGGCGGAATATTTCTTTAGCTTAATGCAAAATGTTGAAATCTTCACAGGGAAGTTCTCAAAACAAAGTACATATTCTAGTTCTCTTTCATTCTCTAACACAGAAAAACATTTTTCCTTTTGTACCTTGTGAAGAGTCACAGTTTAGGTTTTTCTCAAGTCAACTCCTTGAATTCTGAGCTTCCTTAGCTTGTCATCTCACTTTCTTCATTTGACCCCCAAATTAAGGATGTCAAAGTTAGTCCTTTTTGCTTGATCGAAGGTGAAGACCTCAGAGCAGCAAAAAGAACTTGTTCAATGGTAAACCCAAATCCAAACCCTTGAGATAGTGCTTTGGCCCCAAGTAATAATTTGAGCCTTTGATTCACAACATTGATTATCAGAAATCACTTTCTCCATATATCCCAAATTGGCATTGTAAAATTTGAAGAAGGAgtgaagaaaataaattgcatgcaaatggaaataaatcacctttatcCTCTGACTTAGCTTAACTTGCTTTGATTAGGACAATTAGACGTTTACTTTTGtgatttacttttctctttctttcttctctactGAATGAACCAGGAAAAAGAgacacactctctctcttcttcaagaATATAAACAAAGCAATCAATATGAACGTTGTCTTTGGAAGACTTCCACTTGAATGAATCAATTTAGGCTTGAATTGGCTTTACTTACCAGTCAGCCCAATTGATTTCTTTGTTACTTATACTTGGGCTTAGATTAAAGATGTgagtagtttttttttctttgttccaATGTTCGGGCTGCTGCATCTTTATTTTTTTGGCCTACAACACTAgtaaaaacttataaaaaaataattgggtgtttaatctaataaattaatatttatcatcatcattaaactaatttaattctTATCTCAACATTCATTATATTATTAATCTTACAGGTTAAATATTTCACATgacattttattataattgaattgaaattttttcttttaaaattaaggtCTTTTTTTCTTACTCTTTGTTTTATCTCTCTCCTTCCTCTTCTTactcaatataatatatattattactaattattaactaatttgacaattaaaatatcttttataatAGTTTTTATCCTCTTCTtacttaatataatatatattattactaattattaactaatttgacaattaaaatatgttttataatagtttttatcgtaactaaaactaaaatttattatatattattaatttaacaatcaaaatatatcatatatcattttatatattattaatttaactaAAATCTGATTTGTAAAGATAAATTGTTTTATTTCACCTTTAAACAAATCTGTggattaaatttataatttaaaaaattttaaatttcagaaaATCAAATCCGAGaatcaaatttatattttaaaaaatttttaaatttcaaattaacaAATCTAAGAGTCAGATTCATAATACCTATATATAAACTAACGTGTCTTTTTGTAGGTCTATATAAATATATTACACCTTTCAATGCAATATTTTTACATAACACACTCAGTTACCATATGAAAAATAAAAGGCAAAAGTTTTATTCTCCACTTCTTATTACTTTAAGATTTTATTTCAAGAAGATGCATATTACACAATACATTATTTCTAACTACATATTACTGTGGTTAATAGATTTAATAATGTTAACTGACTAACAAAATATAATGTTTTTGGcaaatattttactaattttaaatattaaaaattaaattctaaatcttaataaatatttttagaaaatattttatttttaataatttataaaaaaatatttataattattattttatttatgattgaATGTACTCTTTATTGAATTCATTATGAATATTATTAAATGTATTCTTTATATACGTTTGGATTATATACAAATAGATGTaaattaattcgatttactatggtaaaaaattaattcaaaattgacCCATTCGAATTACTAGGGACGTCCTAgcatgcataattcgaatcatTCTGATTCGAACTATCTTAAGACTACATGCAAGTATAATTCAAATTGGACAAATTCGAATTACAAACATTACTAATAATTCGAATGAGactaattcgaattacataaaatATGCTTTTGGGAGATCCTGataatgttttttttaatttggtagaATTGTGTAATTTGGTCCTCCATTTGATTTAATTGTGTATTTTACCCAATATATAAGGTGCCTATAATAACTATGATTAGATATAAAGTATACAACAAAAAATTGTGTGGCAATCAAAtgtgttcatatgatatatataattattagcgcTATATACGTCGAAGAGACATTTGAGTTATGGTAACATGACATTGGTGGAAGAACTTTACATAGTTGATATTCTACAGTGATCCACACATTGTGGGTCTATTGGTGGAAGCACGGGTTTAACGATTGAGTCGGTTGGACCATCGGACGGTCTGGTCTGATTCTAATAACTATGATTGGAAATGCTAAAATTTGGCGGCGATTTGGAACTATCGCAAAATAAATGCTGTTTTTGTTTATTTGCTATTTAGCGACGGTTTGCTGATAGACGTTTAGCAGCGATTATTTCAGCGGTTAGCTAAAACCGCCACTAACCATTTATCCACGGTCTATCTTCCAGCGTTTGGTTTAACCGTCGCAATATGTTTGGCAGCGGTTAAAAACCGCCGCAATATGACCCCATAACCCACGGTGGAACTACATTGaaactaaatgaaatttttttcagATTCAAATAGAACACCTTAAACCTTAAGGAACAAAATAAGATTACACATAAACGTAaaagaccaatttagtactttatttattaaaaattttataatttttaaattttaatttatttgaataaaattagatgaaataaaaaaaactaacataaCATTGTTCAAAATACATATAttgcataattttaaatttaaatggtaagtttttttaatttaaaaaatttaaatcattaagtttttttcaaaccaaatatttaattaataatacaagAACATAATATTATAGTTAAATCGTGATAATAATACACATATTTCGAGTATATTAATATTAAACGCATTACGCCTGCGCTATTGATCTACTGCGTTAAAGTTTCTTACTTTTTTACCTTATTTCAATGCCCGCGCTATAGCTGCCTACAATATAGTTGCAGAATATTTAAAAgggtaaaaaattgaaaaattgattaaaagagtaaatattattttttaatttatttaaaaaaaaatctcagTTTGATTTCTGAAAGATCACATTATTTCAAATTGGTATctaaaagaattttttaaattaaattcatcttacaagattttaaataatCAATTAGTCCTTCATACATACACATTAagttacatttttttttatcaaggcATTGTAAAAGCCCAAATTGAGAACTCCGACCAAGTCTGAAATCCACTTTATCGATCAAACTTTTATCTCTCCTTAAATATGTCTTTGATTTGTCTAAGGGTAAAAATAGGTCAGATCAAgccaaattttattttcaataggCCTGATCTATCATATAATTTATCGACTTAAGTTTGATCTGgagttttttatagtttttttttttaaatattaaatctaACCTGTTATTCAATCTGGCCTGACTTGAAGTCTATTAAAaagtttgataatttttttaaaaataaaaatattatttaaaaaaatattttttaataaaaatatttatatgtaatatattatatgtcatatttaatatttataaaaaattttgaattttgaaagtatttaaaatatacaaaagtatttataataaaatataataaatttaaaatatctcataattttattaataataaaaaattatttatatatttaattatgtgttAAGGGGTTTAGACTGGCCTAACAGGTCAATAAGGCTAATTAATGAATCTAAACTTAGTCTATTAATATATCAAGACTTTTACAAGAATTTGACTCTATACCTATTTTATAATAGGCCAAAAAAAGATATACTAattaatgctaattgatctaattaatatattattatatcaagGCTTTATTCTTCGTGCCTTATTTTAATATGTTATTTCAAGAGGatgcatattattttttattgttaacagTATATTTCAActcaataaatcaataattaatttatcatagaTCAAAACTCTATTTAAAGATTAATTTTTGatcaataaattattacaaaACGAGAAAATGCATATTATACAACACATTATTTCTAACACATTCTTTAGTACCCACGAGGAGATAGCAACGTAATTTCACGCCCTATCAGAAGGAGCAAACTGTACAAGACATTCTTTAATACCCACAAGGGGATAGCAACATAATTTCACACCCTATCAGGAGGAGCAAACTGTACAAGACTTCTTCCCACTCTCGACATAGTTTTATTCTCCACgtattattttcatattttcatattttattttcacaTTTTTATTACATTCTTAAATTATTTGAGTGGATATTTTTGGTTATTTCTATTTGGTAACACATTCTTTTTTAGCTTTCCGCGGATGGTGGGCAACATACATAATAGAAATATCCCGTGATGTCGCAGCAAACAAAACATCTTTCCGAATCTCGATCTAATCCAacatttgattctgattttctttctttattcacTGCAAGTATACAATATTTTTTGGAAAGTTATTCACAAAAGTATTACTTTAACAAATAATTAggattttaaattaaatcatcGATATCTAAATACTGTTATCAAGAATCAATTAATTCAGGTCAATTCAATTGatgttttattaaaatataatcatATCAAATGAACACAaaaaattagataataaattagtgactcatacaaaatatatattaaattataaaaatatatattaaaaataaattaaataatgtatacatttatacaaaaatatatagtgattaattttaattaaaaaaattgtagttGAATacaatattctttctttttttctgaaAGTTGAGTTCaatatatcaaaatatttatTGTCACTCAAATTAATCTTTTGTTAAAAACATAATTTTGCATGGAATCATAGGAGATAGAAAACAGAAcgaaataaaaaagaacaaaaagtctGGTCTAGAGAAGCATGGAAGCAGGCATATACTACAAGAGACACGC includes:
- the LOC112712895 gene encoding uncharacterized protein; translation: MASKYAIVIIGLLALVIITPSKIVARDLPQIISSYKAGSGIAKDILVGGNPAHAPNQAYREEKSESNVGLDGLVEQGIVEGSLIKFCKRACCALNRCICCDFLSSFDPLSAGN